In Rhodovulum sulfidophilum DSM 1374, the following are encoded in one genomic region:
- a CDS encoding endonuclease/exonuclease/phosphatase family protein: MAATLALVAGAGARFVPGSSAAGPLARILDALAPWLLAGALILALGATVMGLCRLGPGLVAAALVALAGLGALHLRQSLPAQPGRAPDLRILFFNVCIENDLPAETIVRAVLRQDPDIIVFAEAEAVAGGLPLLKDRYDFVSPCRPGACQIVLAARSRPKRFWRMSLNPAWPDRYAVAEIETTGGKQVFLAGLQLLKPWMSGLADTELERLTAQLGWLPGPAVAIGDFNAAPWSRTLSQIHRDTGMATARLPTATWPVGAGRFGVPIDQVLVGGGARLVRLCPFGAELGSNHRGLLAEIALP, from the coding sequence ATGGCGGCGACCTTGGCGCTGGTCGCGGGCGCCGGGGCGCGTTTCGTCCCCGGCAGCAGCGCGGCCGGGCCGCTTGCCCGCATCCTCGATGCGCTTGCGCCCTGGCTGCTGGCCGGGGCCCTGATCCTCGCGCTCGGCGCCACGGTGATGGGGCTGTGCCGTCTCGGCCCGGGGCTGGTGGCGGCCGCGCTGGTCGCGCTGGCCGGGCTCGGGGCGCTCCATCTGCGTCAGAGCCTGCCCGCCCAGCCCGGCCGCGCCCCCGATCTGCGCATTCTCTTCTTCAACGTCTGTATCGAGAACGACCTGCCCGCCGAGACCATCGTCCGGGCCGTCCTCCGGCAGGACCCGGATATCATCGTCTTTGCCGAGGCCGAGGCCGTCGCCGGGGGCCTGCCGCTCCTGAAAGACCGCTACGACTTCGTCTCGCCCTGCCGTCCCGGGGCCTGCCAGATCGTGCTGGCCGCGCGCAGCCGGCCCAAGCGGTTCTGGAGGATGTCGCTGAACCCGGCCTGGCCCGACCGCTATGCCGTGGCCGAAATCGAGACGACCGGTGGCAAGCAGGTCTTTCTGGCGGGTCTCCAGCTTCTCAAGCCCTGGATGTCAGGGCTGGCGGACACCGAGCTCGAGCGACTGACCGCCCAGCTCGGCTGGCTGCCCGGTCCGGCCGTCGCCATCGGCGATTTCAACGCCGCGCCCTGGAGCCGGACGCTGTCGCAGATCCATCGCGACACCGGCATGGCCACCGCCCGCCTGCCCACGGCCACCTGGCCCGTGGGCGCGGGCCGGTTCGGGGTGCCCATCGATCAGGTGCTGGTCGGCGGCGGCGCGCGGCTGGTCCGCCTCTGCCCGTTCGGCGCGGAGCTCGGGTCGAATCATCGCGGCCTGCTGGCAGAGATCGCCCTGCCCTGA